One genomic region from Chloroflexota bacterium encodes:
- the cobJ gene encoding precorrin-3B C(17)-methyltransferase, with the protein MATIVMGPDAAGVPGAPNVRPGPAIFAVSRRGLEIARRLQRCLGGDVRAPGALSEPGASDQPPTTAFPEGGIREAVAEEFAADRALVCVLPVGAVVRLVAPLLVDKRQDPAVIAIDEAGAHVVPVLSEHLGGANDLARRVAAAIGARPVITTAAEALGSIALDLMAGRWGWTLEDDGGMTRASAAVIDGEPVGCYQDAGDEAWWREAPRNIVRYASVEALNGARLSARLIISDRIHPLEGDGPALVFRPRTLSVGVGCVRGATAEEILDLIGSTLAGHRLAVNSVREIATIAAKREERGIREAAERRGRPLRFFEPAELAAAPAPSGVSAVVAEAVGAPAVCEPAALLAAGPGAELVAAKTRTPRVTVAVARVRASTRNGALSVVGIGPGAESEMTERARRTLESAEAVVGYDGYLDLIRPWLPDATYHGSPIGAEIERCRLAVALARDGRRVALVSSGDPGVYGTAGIVIELLAADGADDELERLEIVPGVSAASTAAALLGAPLMSDFATISLSDLMTPLAVIERRLEAAAASDMVIALYNPASRRRRAPLERAHAILLRHRDPGTPVGLVRNAARRDQQIEVTDLAHLLDRPIDMLTIVIVGNSATVRAGSRLTTRRGYAIS; encoded by the coding sequence ATGGCGACGATCGTCATGGGGCCTGACGCAGCCGGCGTCCCAGGGGCGCCGAACGTCCGCCCGGGGCCGGCGATCTTCGCCGTCAGCCGACGCGGGCTGGAGATCGCTCGTCGGCTCCAGAGATGCCTGGGCGGGGATGTCCGAGCGCCCGGGGCCCTATCTGAGCCGGGGGCAAGCGACCAGCCGCCGACGACCGCTTTCCCGGAAGGCGGCATTCGCGAAGCCGTCGCGGAGGAGTTCGCCGCGGACCGTGCGCTCGTGTGCGTCCTCCCCGTCGGCGCAGTCGTGCGGCTCGTCGCGCCGCTGCTCGTCGACAAGCGCCAGGATCCAGCCGTGATCGCCATAGACGAGGCGGGAGCCCACGTCGTGCCGGTGCTCTCCGAGCACCTGGGCGGCGCGAACGACCTCGCCCGACGGGTGGCCGCGGCGATCGGCGCGCGCCCTGTCATCACGACGGCCGCTGAGGCCCTCGGCTCCATCGCGCTTGACCTGATGGCCGGGCGTTGGGGGTGGACGCTGGAAGACGACGGCGGCATGACACGAGCCAGCGCCGCGGTCATCGACGGCGAGCCGGTCGGCTGCTACCAGGACGCGGGAGACGAGGCGTGGTGGCGCGAGGCGCCGAGAAACATCGTCCGGTACGCCAGCGTGGAGGCCCTGAACGGCGCCCGGCTCTCGGCGCGACTGATCATCAGCGATCGGATTCATCCGCTCGAGGGCGACGGCCCCGCGCTCGTCTTTCGACCGAGGACGCTCTCGGTGGGCGTCGGCTGCGTTCGCGGCGCCACCGCTGAGGAGATCCTCGACCTGATCGGTTCGACTCTGGCGGGCCATCGTCTCGCGGTGAACAGCGTACGCGAGATCGCGACGATCGCCGCCAAGCGCGAGGAGCGCGGGATTCGGGAGGCCGCCGAGCGGCGCGGCCGGCCGCTCCGATTTTTCGAGCCCGCCGAGCTGGCCGCGGCTCCCGCGCCGTCAGGCGTCTCCGCTGTCGTGGCGGAAGCGGTGGGCGCTCCGGCCGTCTGCGAGCCGGCAGCTCTTCTCGCGGCTGGCCCCGGCGCCGAGCTGGTCGCCGCCAAAACACGAACACCGCGCGTGACGGTCGCCGTCGCGCGGGTCCGCGCCAGCACTCGAAACGGGGCGCTGAGCGTTGTCGGAATCGGGCCCGGGGCCGAATCCGAGATGACCGAGCGCGCGCGCCGAACCCTCGAATCGGCCGAGGCGGTCGTCGGGTACGACGGATACCTCGATCTCATTCGCCCGTGGCTTCCGGACGCCACCTATCACGGGAGCCCGATCGGCGCCGAGATCGAGCGCTGCCGCCTCGCCGTCGCGCTGGCTCGCGATGGGCGGCGGGTGGCGCTGGTCTCCAGCGGCGATCCGGGCGTGTATGGGACAGCCGGCATCGTGATCGAGCTGCTGGCGGCGGATGGGGCCGATGACGAGCTGGAGCGGCTAGAGATCGTGCCGGGCGTGTCGGCGGCGAGCACGGCTGCCGCGCTTTTGGGGGCGCCCCTCATGAGCGACTTCGCGACCATCAGTCTCAGCGACCTCATGACCCCACTCGCCGTCATCGAGCGTCGCCTCGAGGCCGCGGCGGCCAGCGACATGGTCATCGCGCTGTACAACCCGGCCAGCCGACGGCGCCGGGCGCCCCTCGAGCGTGCGCACGCGATTCTCCTGCGCCATCGGGACCCGGGCACACCCGTGGGCCTGGTTCGCAACGCCGCGCGTCGGGATCAGCAAATCGAGGTTACAGACCTGGCCCACCTCCTCGATCGTCCGATCGACATGCTCACCATCGTCATCGTCGGAAACAGCGCCACGGTTCGCGCGGGCAGCCGGCTCACCACGCGCCGCGGGTATGCGATTTCATGA
- the cobM gene encoding precorrin-4 C(11)-methyltransferase: protein MNLGHVYFIGAGPGAPDLMTVRGQSLVRQADLVVFADSLVDPRVCEVARPGATVIGSSGLTLEEMSDRMIAAAREGQTVARLQSGDPAIYGALHEQIARLDAAGVPWTIVPGVSSAFAAAAALGVELTVPSVAQSVILTRISGRASPVPPGESLRSLAAHGTSLVLFLSIAHIYRVVRELLAGGYPPETPVAAVYRVSWPDEEIVRGTLKDIRAKVRAAKWTRQALILIGPALDSDAADGRRSRLYAGDYTHLFRQARRRQRSQAAAPRAADASNGDDRHGA, encoded by the coding sequence GTGAACCTCGGCCACGTCTATTTCATCGGGGCAGGACCCGGCGCTCCCGACCTCATGACGGTGCGCGGACAGTCGCTCGTTCGCCAGGCCGACCTCGTCGTCTTCGCAGACTCGCTCGTCGATCCCCGCGTGTGCGAGGTGGCTCGCCCCGGCGCGACGGTGATCGGTAGCTCGGGCTTGACGCTGGAGGAGATGTCGGACCGGATGATCGCGGCCGCTCGGGAGGGGCAGACGGTCGCGAGGCTGCAGAGCGGCGACCCGGCCATCTATGGAGCGCTCCATGAGCAGATCGCGCGGCTCGACGCGGCCGGCGTCCCGTGGACCATCGTGCCGGGCGTCAGCTCCGCATTCGCGGCGGCGGCCGCCCTCGGAGTGGAGCTGACCGTTCCAAGCGTTGCGCAGAGCGTGATCCTGACGCGCATCTCCGGAAGAGCGAGCCCCGTCCCTCCCGGTGAGTCGCTGCGGAGCCTGGCGGCCCATGGTACGAGCCTCGTGCTCTTTCTCAGCATCGCCCACATCTACCGTGTCGTTCGGGAGCTTCTCGCCGGAGGTTATCCGCCCGAGACGCCCGTCGCCGCGGTGTACCGGGTGAGCTGGCCGGACGAGGAGATAGTCCGGGGCACGTTGAAGGACATCCGTGCGAAGGTCCGCGCAGCCAAGTGGACGCGTCAGGCCCTGATTCTCATTGGTCCGGCCCTGGACTCAGACGCGGCGGACGGGCGCCGGTCCCGTCTCTACGCCGGGGACTACACGCATCTGTTTCGCCAGGCCAGGCGGCGTCAGCGCAGTCAGGCCGCGGCTCCGCGTGCCGCCGACGCCAGCAATGGCGACGATCGTCATGGGGCCTGA
- the cobI gene encoding precorrin-2 C(20)-methyltransferase — translation MSQEPLGTLYGIGIGPGDPELITLKGLRVLQRVRTVFVPIAREGAKSFAAATIRPHLDLERQRVVELLFAMRGERPAQVQRWRENARLIARELLVGRDAAFVTEGDPTLYSTFMHVSSALAAELPGAPIRVVPGVSSVNAAAAAAGVPLADGEERIAILPALYDDGALQDTLRQFDTVVLLKVAGRFDRVLDALAALGDSHAAVLVSRCGCADERVVRDVEQLRGQRLDYFSTLVVRRVR, via the coding sequence GTGAGCCAGGAGCCGCTTGGCACCCTGTACGGGATTGGCATCGGCCCGGGGGATCCGGAGCTCATCACCCTCAAGGGGCTGCGGGTGTTGCAGCGCGTCCGGACGGTCTTCGTCCCGATCGCCCGCGAGGGCGCGAAGAGCTTCGCCGCTGCCACCATCCGACCTCATCTCGACCTCGAACGCCAGCGGGTCGTGGAGCTGCTCTTTGCCATGCGGGGAGAGCGCCCGGCCCAGGTTCAACGCTGGCGCGAGAACGCGCGGCTCATCGCGCGTGAGCTACTGGTCGGGCGCGACGCAGCTTTCGTGACCGAGGGCGACCCGACGTTGTACAGCACGTTCATGCACGTCTCGTCCGCCCTCGCCGCGGAGTTGCCCGGTGCGCCGATTCGCGTCGTCCCCGGCGTTTCGTCGGTGAACGCGGCCGCCGCGGCGGCGGGGGTTCCGCTCGCCGACGGGGAGGAGCGCATCGCGATTCTTCCCGCCCTGTACGACGACGGCGCCCTGCAAGACACCTTGCGCCAATTCGATACGGTCGTCCTGCTCAAGGTCGCGGGACGCTTCGATCGGGTGCTCGACGCGCTCGCGGCGCTCGGCGACTCCCACGCGGCTGTGTTGGTTTCGCGCTGCGGCTGCGCAGACGAGCGCGTCGTCCGAGATGTGGAACAGCTTCGGGGTCAGCGCCTCGACTATTTCTCGACGCTCGTCGTTCGGCGCGTCCGGTGA
- the cbiE gene encoding precorrin-6y C5,15-methyltransferase (decarboxylating) subunit CbiE, translating into MADASRRRSASATAPSVHDPALATICVVGVTDAGAASLTAEARALVERASVLVGGERHLAFFPDCGDERIVLKANIDEVVERLRGESRPTVVLASGDPDCFGIGPLLAERLGRYRVRILPNVGAAQLACARLGIAWEDAALLSAHGRPLDAILPRALRARTAIVFTDSRNSPSAIAEALLAAGDADVRVDVFEHLGGPLERHVCGLLSEIRGQQFAPLNLMVLRREATPPPWPIGIHEDRFLHRGGLISKPEVRAISLSKLVLHERATLWDVGAGCGSVSIVAAALLPHGHVYAVERDGEQLALLEQNRRRFGAGNVAMVHGEAPAALGALPRPDSVFVGGSGGRLEAILDAVALALAAGGRVVANLVALEHLEQARRWAAAHGWDAEIVEVSVARSTVTAGITRLEARNPVFVVTLQRVAEGAAR; encoded by the coding sequence ATGGCTGACGCGTCGCGGCGACGATCGGCGAGCGCAACGGCGCCGTCCGTCCACGACCCGGCGCTCGCCACCATCTGCGTCGTCGGGGTCACCGATGCGGGGGCCGCGAGCCTGACCGCCGAGGCGAGGGCGCTCGTCGAGCGAGCGTCGGTCCTCGTGGGTGGCGAGCGACACCTCGCCTTCTTCCCCGATTGCGGAGACGAGCGAATCGTGCTCAAGGCAAATATCGACGAGGTGGTCGAACGCCTTCGCGGCGAGTCGCGCCCGACGGTGGTACTCGCGTCGGGCGATCCCGACTGTTTCGGCATCGGCCCCCTGTTGGCCGAGCGCCTCGGCCGCTACCGCGTGCGCATCCTGCCGAACGTCGGCGCCGCGCAGCTCGCATGCGCCCGGCTCGGGATCGCGTGGGAAGACGCCGCGCTGCTGAGCGCCCACGGGCGGCCGCTCGACGCGATCCTGCCGCGGGCCCTCCGCGCGCGCACGGCGATCGTCTTCACGGATTCCCGAAATTCACCTTCCGCCATCGCGGAAGCGCTGCTCGCGGCCGGAGACGCGGACGTGCGGGTTGACGTGTTCGAGCATCTGGGCGGGCCGCTTGAGCGGCATGTCTGCGGCCTGCTGAGCGAGATCCGCGGGCAGCAGTTCGCGCCGCTCAACCTCATGGTGCTGCGGCGCGAGGCGACTCCGCCGCCGTGGCCCATCGGGATCCATGAGGACCGCTTTCTCCACCGGGGTGGGCTCATCAGCAAGCCAGAGGTGCGCGCCATCTCCCTCTCGAAACTGGTCCTCCACGAGCGCGCCACGCTGTGGGACGTGGGAGCAGGCTGCGGCTCCGTGTCCATCGTGGCAGCGGCGCTCCTTCCCCACGGCCACGTATACGCCGTCGAGCGGGACGGGGAGCAACTCGCGCTTCTCGAACAGAACCGCCGGCGCTTCGGAGCCGGAAACGTCGCGATGGTTCACGGGGAGGCGCCCGCGGCCTTGGGGGCGCTGCCGCGACCGGATTCCGTGTTCGTCGGCGGCAGCGGGGGCCGATTGGAGGCGATCCTGGACGCCGTCGCCCTGGCGCTCGCCGCGGGCGGACGCGTCGTCGCCAACCTGGTCGCCCTCGAGCACTTGGAGCAGGCCCGTCGATGGGCCGCCGCCCACGGCTGGGACGCCGAGATCGTCGAGGTCAGCGTCGCGCGCTCGACCGTGACGGCCGGCATCACCCGCCTGGAGGCCCGCAATCCCGTTTTCGTGGTCACGCTTCAACGCGTGGCGGAGGGGGCCGCGCGGTGA
- a CDS encoding cobalt-precorrin-5B (C(1))-methyltransferase: MTASDVSQARGRVSVRRRGMRTGFTTGACAAAAAKAATQALIAQQPVDSVTIHLPVGVDATFAIHACAVEERSAMCSVIKDAGDDPDVTHGAEICAAVGWGAGPGITLRGGEGVGVVTLRGLGIEVGGPAINPVPRRMIREAVAEAAGDLLADRGLDVEIRVPRGAELAKKTLNGRLGIVGGISILGTTGIVHPWSTAAWRASVEEAIDVAAANGQTHVVLTTGGRSEKFAMARIPLPEVAFVEMGIFTGRALRRCAERGVRAVTLAGMIGKFSKLAQGHLQTHVAGNQVDIAFLSQLAARCGASEDLARQIRSANTARHVQELAQEKGPDSLFREIARCVVDQCSAHVKRSLDVEAIMFDFDGHELGRASTTAATRSVDG; this comes from the coding sequence GTGACGGCATCGGACGTGTCGCAGGCGCGGGGCAGGGTCAGCGTGCGACGGCGCGGGATGCGCACCGGTTTCACGACGGGTGCCTGCGCCGCCGCGGCCGCCAAGGCGGCCACCCAAGCCCTGATCGCTCAGCAGCCGGTCGATTCCGTAACGATCCACCTCCCGGTGGGCGTGGACGCGACGTTCGCGATTCACGCCTGTGCGGTTGAGGAGCGGTCGGCGATGTGCTCCGTGATCAAGGACGCCGGCGATGATCCCGATGTGACCCACGGGGCGGAGATCTGTGCCGCTGTCGGCTGGGGCGCTGGTCCGGGAATCACCCTGCGCGGTGGGGAGGGCGTCGGGGTGGTGACCCTCCGGGGGCTCGGCATCGAAGTGGGCGGGCCCGCCATCAACCCCGTTCCGCGCCGAATGATCCGCGAGGCGGTGGCCGAGGCCGCGGGCGACCTCCTCGCAGATCGCGGGCTCGACGTCGAGATTCGCGTGCCTCGTGGCGCCGAGCTTGCGAAGAAAACGTTGAACGGGCGTCTTGGGATCGTGGGCGGCATCTCTATCCTGGGGACCACCGGGATCGTGCACCCCTGGTCGACGGCCGCGTGGCGGGCGAGCGTCGAGGAGGCGATCGACGTCGCGGCGGCCAATGGGCAGACCCACGTGGTCCTCACGACCGGCGGCCGCAGCGAGAAATTCGCCATGGCGCGCATCCCGCTTCCCGAGGTGGCCTTCGTGGAGATGGGCATCTTCACGGGCCGCGCCCTCAGGCGGTGCGCGGAGCGCGGAGTCCGAGCTGTGACCCTCGCCGGCATGATCGGGAAATTCTCCAAGCTCGCGCAGGGGCACCTCCAGACGCACGTCGCGGGAAACCAGGTGGACATCGCCTTCCTCTCCCAGCTTGCCGCGCGCTGCGGCGCAAGCGAGGATCTCGCTCGACAGATCCGGTCCGCGAATACCGCTCGGCACGTGCAGGAGCTGGCGCAGGAGAAGGGGCCCGATTCGCTCTTTCGCGAGATCGCCCGGTGCGTCGTCGATCAGTGCTCGGCGCACGTGAAGCGGTCCCTCGATGTGGAAGCCATCATGTTTGACTTCGACGGCCACGAGCTGGGACGGGCGTCCACAACCGCCGCCACGAGGTCGGTCGATGGCTGA
- a CDS encoding precorrin-8X methylmutase, with the protein MDAVIGDLSRWPPAERAIIRRVVYASGDPALAERVRVHPEAIAGGIAALRAGCPIVVDVRMLEVALDRGSLRRLGCRVACAIDRESVTRKAHALGLPRAVVAMRTLAASMNGGVVSVGTAPTALLAVLDLVDAGAVRPALIVGTPVGFVAAAEAKAELVSRPVPFITIEGERGGAALAATLVNELLRRAIFHDEE; encoded by the coding sequence GTGGACGCCGTGATCGGGGACTTGAGTCGGTGGCCGCCGGCAGAGCGCGCGATCATTCGTCGCGTCGTCTACGCGAGCGGTGACCCCGCTCTCGCCGAGCGCGTCCGCGTGCACCCCGAAGCCATCGCCGGGGGCATCGCCGCGCTCCGCGCCGGCTGCCCGATCGTCGTCGACGTCCGGATGTTGGAGGTTGCCCTCGATCGCGGCTCGCTCCGGCGCCTGGGCTGTCGTGTCGCGTGCGCCATCGATCGGGAATCGGTCACTCGTAAGGCGCATGCACTGGGGCTTCCCCGGGCCGTCGTCGCCATGCGCACGCTCGCCGCGTCGATGAACGGGGGCGTCGTCTCGGTCGGCACCGCGCCCACCGCCCTTCTGGCGGTCCTCGATCTGGTGGACGCCGGCGCGGTCAGACCTGCGCTCATCGTCGGGACACCCGTCGGCTTCGTGGCCGCGGCCGAGGCGAAGGCGGAGCTGGTCAGTCGTCCGGTGCCGTTCATTACTATCGAAGGGGAGCGTGGCGGCGCAGCGCTCGCCGCCACCTTGGTCAACGAGCTGCTCCGCCGAGCGATTTTCCATGATGAGGAGTGA
- a CDS encoding sirohydrochlorin chelatase, translating to MASKTQAVLLMGHGTRDLDGAAQFVDLLSAVRAAAGGVRVEAGFLEFGGPMLPFIRDAVDGLVADGVRELLAVPVLLHDANHTNADMPREARDAQARHPALRLVMSDALGISDALLDIVEGRFRDARLQLLDHEDAGTAMLLVGRGTSDAGANSDFFKIGRLLWERNRGLLVECCFVSLTEPTVPFGVDRCVRLGARRIVVVPYFLHTGVLVKRIASQAASAVADHPGIELAIGEPMGVHPNLVRLILDRIEDLRIGATEHGPRPPDPGGTSREGARGDRGAEPAAGGRRDRGLESVAAGRARDHSSRRLRER from the coding sequence ATGGCGAGCAAGACCCAGGCGGTTCTCCTCATGGGCCACGGAACCCGTGACCTCGATGGGGCCGCCCAATTCGTCGATCTCCTCTCGGCAGTGCGCGCCGCGGCGGGCGGCGTTCGAGTGGAGGCCGGCTTCCTCGAGTTCGGCGGGCCTATGCTCCCGTTCATTCGGGACGCGGTCGATGGCCTTGTCGCCGACGGGGTGCGAGAACTCCTGGCGGTGCCCGTCCTGCTCCACGATGCCAACCACACCAACGCCGACATGCCCCGCGAGGCGCGGGATGCCCAAGCGCGCCACCCAGCGCTGCGCCTCGTGATGTCGGATGCGTTGGGAATCTCCGATGCGCTGCTCGATATCGTGGAGGGACGCTTTCGCGATGCCCGCTTGCAGCTTCTCGACCATGAAGATGCCGGCACCGCCATGTTGCTGGTCGGGCGCGGTACGAGCGATGCCGGAGCCAACAGCGACTTTTTCAAGATCGGTCGGCTCCTGTGGGAGCGCAACCGCGGGCTGCTGGTCGAATGCTGCTTTGTGAGCCTGACCGAGCCGACGGTGCCGTTCGGCGTCGACCGCTGTGTCCGCCTGGGCGCGCGCCGCATCGTCGTGGTGCCGTATTTTCTCCATACTGGTGTGCTGGTCAAGCGCATCGCCAGCCAGGCCGCGAGCGCCGTGGCGGATCACCCGGGGATCGAGCTGGCGATCGGTGAGCCCATGGGCGTGCATCCGAATCTGGTTCGGCTTATCCTGGATCGCATCGAAGACCTTCGAATCGGAGCCACGGAGCATGGACCGCGACCCCCGGACCCTGGTGGAACGTCACGCGAGGGCGCCCGAGGAGATCGAGGCGCTGAGCCTGCAGCGGGTGGACGCCGTGATCGGGGACTTGAGTCGGTGGCCGCCGGCAGAGCGCGCGATCATTCGTCGCGTCGTCTACGCGAGCGGTGA
- a CDS encoding metal ABC transporter ATP-binding protein: MDWSLAGSSERPRQPIIELDQASCGYQGTTVLHDVTLQIFEGQLTGLVGPSGAGKTTLLRTILGQVPLQRGRVRVMGDLVGREPPKGVGYVPQLEAINWHFPVTVEEVVLMGRAVGGGPWPWPRREDRESMAQLLDRLGMYPYRHRHIRELSGGQQQRAFLARALMRSPRLLILDEPTTGVDIKTRHDILHLLHELNAGGVTIVLTTHDLNAVATHLPDVVCLNHTVVAQGHPQEIFTPDILGRTYGAEMLVLRQDNLIVVADRLTAERETPKEAQTPQLIPVP; the protein is encoded by the coding sequence ATGGACTGGAGCCTGGCCGGCTCAAGTGAGCGGCCAAGACAACCCATCATCGAGCTGGACCAAGCGAGTTGCGGGTATCAGGGCACGACCGTCCTGCACGACGTGACCCTGCAGATCTTCGAGGGCCAGCTCACCGGACTGGTGGGTCCGAGCGGCGCCGGAAAGACTACGCTCCTCCGCACGATCCTCGGCCAGGTTCCGCTCCAAAGAGGACGCGTTCGGGTCATGGGCGATCTCGTGGGCCGCGAACCGCCGAAGGGGGTTGGATACGTCCCGCAGCTCGAGGCCATCAACTGGCACTTCCCGGTGACGGTGGAAGAGGTGGTCCTGATGGGACGCGCCGTCGGCGGCGGTCCGTGGCCGTGGCCGAGACGTGAGGACCGGGAATCGATGGCGCAGCTCCTCGATCGCCTCGGCATGTACCCGTACCGGCATCGCCACATCCGAGAGCTGTCCGGAGGGCAGCAGCAGCGAGCCTTCCTTGCCCGTGCGCTGATGCGCAGCCCGCGCCTGCTGATCCTCGACGAGCCGACGACCGGCGTCGACATCAAAACACGGCACGATATTCTCCACCTGCTCCACGAGCTGAACGCGGGCGGGGTCACCATCGTCCTAACGACCCACGACTTGAACGCGGTGGCGACGCACCTTCCGGACGTCGTCTGCCTCAACCATACTGTCGTCGCTCAAGGCCACCCACAAGAGATATTCACCCCTGACATACTGGGCCGCACGTACGGGGCTGAGATGCTCGTGCTTCGCCAGGACAACCTGATCGTCGTGGCGGACCGGCTCACGGCGGAACGGGAGACACCGAAGGAGGCCCAAACCCCCCAGCTCATCCCGGTACCGTGA
- a CDS encoding metal ABC transporter permease: MSAIAEPFAYAFFVRGIIAATLVGGLCGLLGVFVILRGMSYIGHGLSHAVFGGAVVAYVLELNFYVGAGLWGFVSALLIHAVTRKRQIGADAAIGIVTTASFAIGVAIISRARRFTKNFEAALFGNILGVTNADLAVLACVTLATILLVFFLYKQLLFVTFDPDVAGVYGIPVNRVDALFALMLSAGIIASMQVLGVTMIAAAIVIPAVVARLLTNRFSTLLWLATALGAGFGIAGLYASYYLDISSGATIVLVAAGGFILTLLASGLRRLPNQRVRLDSSRLVSTPID; the protein is encoded by the coding sequence GTGAGCGCGATTGCCGAGCCCTTCGCGTACGCATTCTTCGTTCGCGGCATCATCGCAGCCACCCTCGTCGGGGGGCTGTGCGGGCTGCTCGGGGTATTCGTCATCCTGCGCGGGATGAGCTACATCGGCCACGGGCTCAGCCACGCGGTCTTCGGCGGCGCCGTCGTCGCGTACGTGCTGGAGCTGAACTTCTACGTTGGAGCGGGGCTGTGGGGCTTTGTCTCCGCGCTCCTCATCCACGCCGTGACCCGCAAGCGGCAGATCGGCGCCGATGCCGCGATCGGCATCGTGACGACCGCGAGCTTCGCCATCGGCGTCGCCATCATCAGTCGAGCGCGACGATTCACGAAGAATTTCGAGGCTGCGCTGTTCGGAAACATCCTCGGAGTCACGAACGCGGACCTCGCCGTGCTGGCGTGTGTCACCCTTGCAACGATCCTCCTCGTGTTCTTCCTCTACAAGCAGCTCCTGTTCGTTACGTTCGACCCGGACGTCGCCGGCGTGTACGGAATCCCCGTGAACCGGGTCGACGCGCTCTTCGCGCTGATGCTCTCCGCGGGAATCATCGCGTCGATGCAGGTCCTCGGCGTGACGATGATCGCCGCCGCGATCGTTATCCCCGCCGTCGTCGCGCGCCTCCTCACCAATCGATTCAGCACCCTGCTGTGGCTCGCCACGGCCCTCGGCGCCGGGTTCGGAATCGCTGGGCTCTACGCGAGCTACTACCTCGACATCTCGTCGGGCGCGACGATCGTCCTCGTGGCAGCCGGCGGCTTCATACTCACGCTGCTGGCATCTGGGCTGCGCCGGCTTCCCAACCAGCGCGTGCGCCTCGATTCGTCGCGTCTCGTCTCGACGCCCATCGATTGA
- a CDS encoding DCC1-like thiol-disulfide oxidoreductase family protein — MKSEARTGADVRLPIVFFDGECGLCNGTVDVLLAVDRRAVLHFAPLQGVTARELLPPLPPDEATWSIVYLDERGAFERADAVIEICRRLGGVFALAVVGRALPVPLRDGIYRAIARGRYRLFGRRATCRAPSEREHARFLE; from the coding sequence GTGAAAAGCGAGGCGAGGACCGGCGCCGACGTTCGCCTCCCCATCGTTTTCTTCGACGGCGAATGCGGCCTCTGCAACGGGACCGTCGACGTGCTGCTGGCCGTGGACAGGCGCGCGGTGCTGCACTTTGCCCCGCTCCAGGGCGTGACCGCCCGGGAGCTGCTTCCGCCTCTTCCGCCCGACGAAGCGACCTGGTCCATCGTATACCTGGACGAGCGCGGCGCCTTTGAGCGCGCAGATGCCGTCATCGAGATCTGCCGGCGGCTTGGGGGCGTTTTCGCCCTCGCCGTCGTCGGGCGTGCGCTGCCTGTGCCCCTGCGCGACGGCATCTACCGTGCTATCGCCCGAGGCCGGTACCGCCTCTTCGGCCGCCGCGCAACCTGCCGAGCGCCGAGCGAGCGCGAGCACGCTCGCTTTCTGGAGTGA
- a CDS encoding response regulator, whose protein sequence is MLPVFPSGLVTLLHTPRGARECDVLVVEDDPILRRSVAQTLEDEGYRVVGARDGVDALRVLGRCSPWLILLDIWLPRMNGPEFVSELRDRGADVKIVVMTAAQHARRWATALGADAILAKPFESFELVDLVAQQRPS, encoded by the coding sequence ATGCTCCCAGTGTTTCCGTCCGGTCTGGTGACTCTTCTGCACACGCCGAGAGGTGCGCGCGAGTGCGACGTCCTCGTCGTGGAGGACGATCCCATACTTCGGCGATCAGTTGCGCAGACACTCGAGGACGAGGGCTACCGGGTCGTCGGCGCGCGCGATGGGGTCGACGCGCTGCGCGTGCTGGGTCGATGCTCGCCCTGGCTCATCCTGCTCGACATCTGGCTCCCGCGCATGAACGGGCCGGAGTTTGTGAGCGAGCTGCGGGATCGGGGAGCGGACGTCAAGATTGTGGTCATGACGGCCGCGCAACACGCGCGCCGCTGGGCCACCGCGCTCGGCGCGGACGCGATCCTGGCGAAGCCCTTCGAATCCTTTGAGTTAGTGGACCTGGTCGCGCAACAGCGCCCGTCGTAA